In Desulfomicrobium macestii, the following proteins share a genomic window:
- a CDS encoding LL-diaminopimelate aminotransferase: MIRINENYLKLKASYLFADISRRVTAFQQANPDKKIIRLGIGDVTEPLPEAVVAAFHKGVDEMADAGTFRGYGPEQGYDFLRDLIAKEDFQSRGADISGDEIFVSDGAKCDTGNIQELFAGDIRIAIPDPVYPVYVDTNVMAGRTGQNVDGRYEGLVYLDGTRENGFIPELPGEPVDLIYLCYPNNPTGATITRPQLKAWVDYARENKALILFDAAYEAFVRDPELPRSIYEIEGAREVAIEFRSLSKTAGFTGTRLAFTVVPKTCMAYDSQGGAHSLHAMWNRRHTTKFNGVSYPVQRAAAAVYSPEGKAQSRALVDHYLNNAAIIRKEMTALGYDCVGGENSPYVWIDGKMGSWDFFDMLLSKAAVVCTPGAGFGSCGEGYIRISAFNSLANVQEAMERLRAVLK, translated from the coding sequence CAGGCCAACCCCGACAAGAAGATCATCCGCCTCGGCATCGGCGACGTGACCGAGCCACTGCCCGAAGCGGTCGTGGCGGCCTTTCACAAGGGCGTGGACGAGATGGCCGACGCCGGAACGTTTCGCGGCTATGGCCCGGAGCAGGGCTATGATTTTCTGCGCGACCTGATCGCAAAAGAGGATTTCCAGTCGCGCGGGGCGGACATCTCCGGCGACGAGATCTTTGTCAGCGATGGGGCCAAGTGCGATACCGGCAACATCCAGGAGCTTTTTGCCGGAGACATCCGCATCGCCATCCCCGATCCGGTCTATCCGGTCTACGTCGACACCAACGTCATGGCCGGGCGCACCGGGCAGAACGTGGACGGCCGCTACGAAGGGCTCGTCTATCTTGATGGCACCCGGGAAAACGGCTTCATTCCCGAACTGCCCGGGGAGCCCGTGGACCTCATCTACCTGTGCTACCCCAACAACCCCACCGGCGCGACCATCACCAGGCCCCAGCTCAAGGCCTGGGTGGATTACGCCCGCGAGAACAAGGCGCTCATCCTTTTTGACGCCGCCTACGAGGCCTTCGTCCGCGATCCCGAGCTGCCCAGATCCATCTATGAGATCGAAGGCGCGCGCGAGGTGGCCATCGAGTTCCGCTCCCTGTCCAAGACCGCCGGGTTCACGGGCACGCGTCTGGCCTTCACCGTGGTGCCGAAGACCTGCATGGCCTACGACAGCCAGGGGGGCGCGCACAGCCTGCATGCCATGTGGAACCGCCGCCACACCACCAAGTTCAACGGCGTGTCCTATCCGGTGCAAAGAGCCGCCGCGGCCGTATATTCGCCCGAGGGCAAGGCGCAGTCCAGGGCGCTGGTGGATCACTACTTGAACAACGCGGCCATCATCCGCAAGGAAATGACCGCGCTTGGCTACGACTGCGTCGGCGGCGAGAATTCGCCCTATGTCTGGATCGACGGCAAGATGGGCTCATGGGATTTTTTCGACATGCTCTTAAGCAAGGCCGCCGTGGTCTGCACTCCGGGTGCCGGCTTCGGATCCTGCGGCGAAGGCTACATCCGCATCTCCGCCTTCAACAGTCTGGCCAACGTCCAGGAGGCCATGGAGCGGCTGCGCGCCGTCCTGAAATAG